One part of the Natranaeroarchaeum aerophilus genome encodes these proteins:
- a CDS encoding DUF7342 family protein, with translation MSEFSRVGVQSWTESMSARDRIRAVAETLREPRSVNWISEQADAAWSTTNEELQDLVDQGQLRRVETGETTRYQPDYTRLLFEEIRTLIEENTREELRNELVAITEEIEEWQATYDVETWEELEQSLADGDLVSDELHERRDASTRWEENLEDRRLIKHALALYSDVEAARDQMIDAADRTMR, from the coding sequence ATGTCCGAATTCTCGCGAGTTGGGGTCCAGTCGTGGACTGAGTCGATGAGTGCCCGTGACCGTATTCGTGCGGTCGCTGAGACGCTTCGCGAACCGCGGTCGGTCAACTGGATCAGCGAGCAGGCCGACGCCGCCTGGAGTACGACCAACGAGGAACTCCAGGATCTCGTCGACCAGGGGCAGCTGCGTCGCGTCGAGACCGGCGAGACCACGCGCTATCAGCCGGACTATACACGACTGCTCTTTGAGGAAATCCGCACGCTCATCGAGGAGAACACCCGCGAGGAACTGCGCAACGAATTGGTCGCGATCACCGAGGAGATCGAGGAGTGGCAGGCCACCTACGACGTCGAAACGTGGGAGGAGCTCGAACAGTCGCTCGCCGATGGCGACCTCGTAAGTGACGAGCTTCACGAACGGCGCGACGCGAGTACCCGCTGGGAGGAGAATCTGGAAGACCGCCGGCTTATCAAACACGCATTGGCACTCTACTCCGATGTCGAAGCCGCTCGCGACCAGATGATCGACGCGGCTGACCGAACTATGCGCTAA
- a CDS encoding DEAD/DEAH box helicase — protein MTERPSIPETVSWLQDRDYYNGQITDHRTLSGQSASTSSLDMLPAVNAALDRRGIDQLYDHQVQAIKAVRDGENTVVATPTASGKSLTYLIPALERAVEQNEKTLYIAPYRALINDQAKTFQDYADDLGYDIDVGVQTGQTKEAEKEQLKREKQPDIVLTTIDQIHLSVVPYGNSSRNWEWLFRQLGTIIIDEVHMNRGHFGSHISLVFRRLNRLCERLNADPSYICCSATIGNPVEHASTITDQPSESFTLIDEDASLTGDEHWLLWNPPLKSEDTSDGDQSSEIESQESNSADQRAPVGNNPGAPVAPDTDNDSSQPRAIPHRDTVQGGERRSHHQESVRLFADLVQRGYQTIVFTRSRQGAAQYAERSDRLLRGRNRDDLAERIHAYHGALDNDPRIELEEALRNGDARGVWSTEAMELGIDIGTLDVVILDGYPGTRMSTFQRAGRAGRGDDDSLIILVGGDDPLDQYVMRDPDQLFDGDVEAAIVNPENEAILPDHVVSAADDWWLEPDDKKHFGELFPSVIRQLKENGRIQSVDERERILWGTNEDDPQLNTDIRGIKGQQITLQDRLNDDTIGELQYQSAMRDAHPGALYTHQKRTYKVTDFDVQNGEARLESEQTQAYTEAITDKEILIKDSIKRGTVNWNGIDVKKTLAKVAVTEQVESYLYHDNLKDDNPVERPIDEPLPPAEYTTTGLVLEFPNRLEAAVRKKATDAEGWGNALHAAEHAMISLFPREVLCDRADIGGLSIERHSQTTGGTIFIHDGFEGGAGYCRAAFESLHSLLEETRSLVTQCNCEEGCPSCIHSPHCGNANRHLNKQLGEVLLTASRAEFQAQ, from the coding sequence ATGACCGAGCGTCCCTCCATTCCCGAGACCGTGTCATGGTTGCAAGATCGGGATTATTACAACGGACAGATCACCGATCATCGGACACTATCTGGACAGTCTGCATCGACATCATCGTTGGATATGCTGCCGGCTGTGAATGCAGCTTTAGATCGTCGTGGTATTGATCAGTTGTACGACCACCAGGTACAAGCGATCAAAGCTGTTCGAGACGGAGAGAACACAGTCGTTGCGACGCCCACAGCGTCTGGTAAGTCTCTAACCTATCTAATACCGGCGCTGGAGCGAGCGGTAGAACAAAACGAAAAGACGCTCTATATCGCACCATATCGGGCCCTGATCAACGATCAGGCTAAGACTTTTCAAGACTATGCTGATGACCTCGGGTACGACATCGACGTTGGTGTTCAAACGGGACAAACAAAGGAGGCTGAAAAAGAACAATTAAAACGAGAGAAACAGCCCGACATCGTCCTCACGACCATCGATCAAATCCATCTCTCGGTCGTCCCCTATGGGAACTCGAGTCGAAATTGGGAATGGCTGTTCCGCCAACTTGGCACGATTATCATTGACGAGGTCCATATGAACAGAGGCCACTTCGGGAGTCATATCTCACTTGTCTTTCGGCGCCTGAACCGGCTGTGCGAGCGACTGAACGCGGATCCGTCGTACATCTGTTGCTCAGCGACAATAGGAAACCCGGTCGAACATGCGTCGACGATCACCGACCAACCCTCGGAATCGTTTACGCTCATTGACGAGGATGCGTCACTGACAGGTGATGAACACTGGTTGCTATGGAATCCGCCACTGAAGTCGGAGGATACATCCGATGGAGATCAGTCGAGCGAGATTGAATCTCAGGAATCGAACAGTGCCGACCAAAGAGCTCCGGTTGGGAATAACCCTGGCGCGCCGGTAGCGCCGGACACGGACAATGACAGCTCCCAGCCCCGGGCGATACCACACCGTGATACCGTCCAGGGTGGGGAACGACGGTCACATCATCAAGAATCCGTCCGTCTTTTTGCTGATCTAGTCCAACGTGGATACCAAACAATTGTATTTACTCGTTCCCGGCAAGGAGCCGCACAGTATGCCGAACGATCAGACCGCCTGCTCCGTGGTCGTAATCGCGATGATCTCGCAGAGCGCATTCATGCATACCATGGTGCACTCGACAATGACCCTCGTATCGAACTAGAGGAAGCGCTTCGGAACGGTGATGCTCGCGGAGTGTGGTCTACAGAAGCGATGGAATTAGGCATCGACATTGGCACACTGGATGTCGTTATTCTAGATGGGTATCCGGGAACGCGAATGTCAACGTTTCAACGAGCTGGACGTGCGGGCCGTGGTGATGATGACTCTTTAATTATTCTCGTCGGTGGGGACGATCCTCTCGACCAGTATGTAATGCGTGATCCTGACCAACTGTTTGACGGTGATGTCGAGGCAGCAATAGTAAACCCAGAGAACGAGGCGATTCTCCCCGACCACGTGGTCTCTGCGGCCGATGACTGGTGGCTCGAACCGGATGATAAAAAGCACTTTGGAGAACTATTCCCATCGGTCATTCGTCAACTAAAAGAGAACGGTCGAATTCAATCTGTCGATGAACGCGAACGGATCCTCTGGGGTACTAACGAGGACGATCCCCAACTGAACACGGATATCCGTGGCATCAAAGGCCAACAAATAACTCTTCAGGATCGATTGAACGATGACACCATTGGGGAATTGCAGTACCAGTCGGCGATGCGAGACGCTCATCCTGGTGCGCTTTACACCCACCAGAAACGTACGTACAAGGTAACCGATTTTGATGTGCAAAACGGCGAGGCACGGTTAGAGTCCGAACAGACGCAGGCGTACACTGAGGCGATCACTGACAAAGAGATCCTTATTAAAGATTCAATAAAACGAGGAACGGTCAATTGGAACGGGATTGATGTCAAAAAAACGCTTGCAAAGGTGGCCGTCACCGAGCAAGTTGAGAGCTACCTCTACCACGACAATCTAAAAGATGATAACCCAGTCGAACGACCGATCGACGAGCCTCTCCCACCGGCGGAATATACGACAACTGGACTCGTCTTGGAGTTCCCGAACCGGTTAGAGGCCGCCGTTCGTAAAAAAGCGACTGATGCGGAAGGGTGGGGGAACGCCCTTCACGCAGCCGAACATGCGATGATCTCCTTATTTCCGCGAGAAGTATTGTGCGACCGCGCGGATATTGGGGGTCTCTCGATCGAACGACACTCACAAACGACCGGCGGAACGATCTTCATTCATGATGGGTTCGAAGGGGGCGCTGGGTATTGCCGGGCAGCGTTCGAGAGCTTGCACTCTTTGCTCGAGGAAACGCGATCGCTTGTAACACAATGCAACTGTGAAGAAGGGTGTCCCTCCTGTATTCATTCTCCTCATTGTGGGAACGCGAACCGTCATTTGAATAAACAGCTCGGTGAGGTGTTGCTTACGGCGAGTCGAGCGGAGTTCCAAGCACAATGA